The Pseudocalidococcus azoricus BACA0444 genome segment AGTAGGGCGGCTGTTGTTAAGAGTTTGAGAATTTTCCCAATAATGCCCCCATCTTCCCAGGCCCTAACACATCAGGATTCTCTAACCACTGTAGTAATAACTACTTGGTCTTACTTCCCAACCTACCCATGGCCGAATTAACCAAGCAAGCTCAAAGAAAAGATTCCAGGATAACAAGAAAGCAAATTATGTTTTGCTCCGACAATCAGACGACTAACGACCAAGATAAGCGGCGGTAGATAACCTCTGCATCCACATTGGGATCTCTCAACCATCCGCTTCATCGACTTGTTATACTGCTGGTACTGACCTGAATTTTGGACGACTTTCTAGATAATGAGCGGGTCAGCAGTTGTTGAATGACTCGAAACAGAATCGATGGCTGAAGTAATGCACCAGATGACTGAACCATGTGAAAAACATTAAACAATACCAAGGTTACTTGAGGTTCTTTGGTCGTTAACTGAATGAGTCGATCCATATACCAGCCGATCGCTTTTTCTGGCAGACTTGGGGGCTGGGTCAACCCTTTCACACTGGGATATTTCGCATCTTGGCTGGTCGCTGCAATCCACGGTGTTACATTAACCCTGGCAAGCTCTTTTTGAAAACGGCTTGGTAGCTCGGTTAAAGCGGTTTCTTGCAAACATTGTTGCAACAATACAGCCCCTAATGCTGCTACCGTCATGCCTTGTCCATAAATCGGTGTGAATGAGCAGACAGAATCTCCTAACGCAATAAATCCCTGCGGTTGGCGGCTGAGACGTTCATAGTGGCGTAATCGATTTCCGGGTGGATGATAAATGCCGATCGCAGTTGCAGGCTTTGCATCTTTGACTGCATTGTAAATGTGTGGACTCGGCAGATTTCTCAAAGCCTCTAGGAATTCAGCTTCATTTGTAGAAGGTCGATTAGGAGCCGTCCCACAGACTCCGACAATCCAACGGTTATTTTCAATCGGATAAAGCACTCCCATTGAAGTTCGTTTTGGGGGATCTGCTTGAATGTACACACCTTTCCAGTCTTCTTGAAAATCAGCAGGGATTTCATAGAGGCGACTGGCATAGCCCATCGAAGTTGTGATGACTGTTTCTTCAGGGGCATCATAGCCGATCGCTTTTAACCATTTGGGCGCTTGAGAACTATAGCCGCTCGCATCAATCACCAAATCTGCGGAAAGCTCTTCTTGCTGTACCTGCTCGGAATGCTCACCTTCTCGACGACGCACGATCGCACCTGTTACAGCAGTTTTGTCTGAGTTGGTCAGTAAGCCTGTGACATAGCTCGCTTCAAGAATTTGAATGTTGCTGAACTCCGACAGACGACGATGAATCAGCCAATCTAGAATGTATCGACTGAAAGACAATGCCTTAAACCCAGATGGGAAACGGGCTGTCCATCCAAACGGATTCATCCATTCTACGTCTGCTCCCATATCCAATACGGCTGCACCCGCATCGATCAGGTCTGATTCTAGCCCAGGAAAAAGGTCTTCCATGATCTGACGACCACGAGTCAGCAAGATGTGAAGCTGTGTACATTGAGGTAAGCCTTTGCGAGGTGCAGGTGCTTCGGTCGGAAAGCGATCGCGCTCCAAAATCGTGACCTGCTCAAAATAGCCTGAAAGAATTCGCGTAGTTAGCAATCCTGCCATGCTGCCACCAACCACAACGGCATGACGACCCAGAGTCGAAGAAGCTTGCACCATATCGCCTCAATTTTATGAATTAAAAATTTCATTCATAATTATGCTAGCAGCAGAAATCGATTGTCAACTGTGAATTAACTTTTTAGTTCATTGATTTGAGCAGCTATGATGGAAGCTGGAAAACGCTGCTAAGGTTCTACTGTGGTCAATCAATCAACTCAAAAATCGGGTCGCGCTGTGCGAGAT includes the following:
- a CDS encoding FAD-dependent oxidoreductase; this translates as MVQASSTLGRHAVVVGGSMAGLLTTRILSGYFEQVTILERDRFPTEAPAPRKGLPQCTQLHILLTRGRQIMEDLFPGLESDLIDAGAAVLDMGADVEWMNPFGWTARFPSGFKALSFSRYILDWLIHRRLSEFSNIQILEASYVTGLLTNSDKTAVTGAIVRRREGEHSEQVQQEELSADLVIDASGYSSQAPKWLKAIGYDAPEETVITTSMGYASRLYEIPADFQEDWKGVYIQADPPKRTSMGVLYPIENNRWIVGVCGTAPNRPSTNEAEFLEALRNLPSPHIYNAVKDAKPATAIGIYHPPGNRLRHYERLSRQPQGFIALGDSVCSFTPIYGQGMTVAALGAVLLQQCLQETALTELPSRFQKELARVNVTPWIAATSQDAKYPSVKGLTQPPSLPEKAIGWYMDRLIQLTTKEPQVTLVLFNVFHMVQSSGALLQPSILFRVIQQLLTRSLSRKSSKIQVSTSSITSR